TCCCCATTAGGCTCATAAGGCTGAGCCAGTTGTCCCTCTCCACCCGGAGAAGGCTCAGCTTCCTCAGGAGGCTCTGGAGGTGGACCTGTGGCATCCTGTGGGGTTGGAGAAGGTTCTGCCTCCACAGAATACTCAAGAGGCTGAGGCAGGGCCTCCTGCTGGGCTGTGGTAAACTCGCCTTCCTTAGCAGGCTCTGGAGTGACCGTAAGTTCCAAATCCACCGGTTTAAGCCTAACACTGGATGGGTTGGAGTGAGCTGGATACTTACTTCCAGTTTCCACTGGAAACTGAGGTACATTCTCACCAGGGAACCCTGGAATTTGCATTGGGGCCTCTTGCTGGAGTGGGGCAGAGTCATACTCAGGGCGCTCTGCAggctgagcctgggcctcctgaGGGAATGGAGGAGGTTCCGCCTCCTCAGGATGCTCTGCAggctgagcctgggcctcctgctcaAGTGAAGGTTGCACTTCCTCGGGGCTCTCTGGAGGCTGAGACGCAGCTTCCTCCTGGACTGGAGACGGTTCCACCTCCTCACGGCTCTCTGGAGGCTGAGATGGGGCCTCCTGCAGAACTGGagaagtttcaaccacattagTGACCTCTGGAGTTACAGTAAGTGCCAGATCCACAGGGTTAACAGTGACACTATGCAGGTCTGACTGGTGGGCTTCATTCTCATTGGGACCATTTACCTCATGAGGCCTTAACTGTTCAGCTAAAACCTCCTGAAGCCCTCCCTCCCCCCGAGGGATGGCAGTGCCTACTTCCTCAGGGCCCTCTGAAGGCTGGGACAGAGCCCCCTGCTGAAGTGGAGGTGGTTCTGTCTCTTCAGTGGCCTCTGGACGCTGAGCCTGGGCCTCTGCCTGGGGCGGGAAAGATTCAGCCTTCTCAGGGGCCTGTGGATTTTGAGCAGGAGCCGCCTGCTGGGGTGGAGACTCGACCTCCTGAGGGGGCTCTGGACGCTGAGCCTGGGCCTCATGCGGGGATGAGGACATTTCAGCCTCCTCAGGGGGCTCTGGAGGCTGATCTGGGCTTCCTAGAAGATCCAAAGGTAGATCTGTATCTACAGCTTTGATCTCATTACCTTTAGGTCGAGACAGAGCTGGGGCCTGATTCTGATCCCAGCCTAGCACTGGAACCTCCTCTGGGAGCTTTTGACGCTGGGTTAGCTTGTCATTCTCACCTTGACGTGGAACAGCAGCATCTTCATATGGTCCTGCAGGCAGCTCTCCATTTGACTCCATGTCTGGGTACAAAAGCAAAGTCTCAGCTGACATCGGGTTGACAGAATTAAAGTCCCCCGACTGTGAGTCGGGGGTCTGCTGGACAGAGCCCAGGGACCACCCCAGGGGCCATCCCTGGACCAGAAGCCAGAGTGGTTGCCAACAAAAGAGCTGCAGCAACCAAAAATACTGGCGAAGCATAATCTAAAAACGATTCGGGCACAGCGACACAGGCCAGTAGGGCACTGGCCAAGCACACTGAACAGACACCGAAGCGAAATGGCAGCTTGGCTACACGtgcgcccctcccctgcctcatgCCCCACCCTGTAGTGACACCTCCTTTATTAGGTCAGAGTGGAGATGGAACCACAGTCAGACTTTTTCCCAGGGCCCAAGCCATCCTTCCCCCAGCAAATGTGACACTTACCTCCTGCCGGGCCCTCTCTCCAACCCAGGCCTGGCCCCCTGGCACAACAAGGCAGGATTTGGGCTGCAGACCAGAGTGGCCCCAGACTCCAGcagcgcaggggtgggggtgaggtggtCCAGAGCTTCCGAAGGAAGTCACAGGGCCCGGCCTTCCGGGAAATTCAAAAGTGCTAGCCCAGTTCTGGCCATCTGAGCAGCTCCTCCTCAAAGCTGACATCTGAGAGACATTCTTCCTCCCCTTGGCCACACTGCTTCCAAGAAAAGTAGCTGATCTACAAAATGAGCACAAGTTAGGGTGGCGGGAGAGGAATACACCTTACAGTTAGTTATTCTAAAATGTTGCCATGTCCTCTATAAACTCTCAGCATCCATGTCTGATAATAAACTTCACCACTCTGTTATTAGGGGTTACCACTGAATCAGTGACGACTCCAAAATTTCTGCAGGAAGGGTTTTTGGAGTAGGTGAGCAATTTATTCCGAGAAAGTGTTGGAAACCAAGTGAACAGCCCTTTACATTAGCATGGGAAAATTTCCCCATCTCACCTTGTCTCAGCACAGCCATCAGTCTAGAAACAATTACAATGCCACTTTTCAGAGGTCTaccctgtgtgcacacacatagaAGACACCTAGGTTGTTAAAGTCAGCAtgttggggggaggtatagctctgtggttagtgtgtacctagcatgcacaaggtcctggattcaatccccgttaccttcattaaaaataaacagtggggaaggggatgggaagggataaattgggcgTTGGAGacttgcaaatactaactactataaataaaatagataaacaagtttatactgtatagtacagggaactatattcagtatcttttggtaacttatgg
This is a stretch of genomic DNA from Camelus bactrianus isolate YW-2024 breed Bactrian camel chromosome 16, ASM4877302v1, whole genome shotgun sequence. It encodes these proteins:
- the LOC141573511 gene encoding uncharacterized protein LOC141573511, which encodes MESNGELPAGPYEDAAVPRQGENDKLTQRQKLPEEVPVLGWDQNQAPALSRPKGNEIKAVDTDLPLDLLGSPDQPPEPPEEAEMSSSPHEAQAQRPEPPQEVESPPQQAAPAQNPQAPEKAESFPPQAEAQAQRPEATEETEPPPLQQGALSQPSEGPEEVGTAIPRGEGGLQEVLAEQLRPHEVNGPNENEAHQSDLHSVTVNPVDLALTVTPEVTNVVETSPVLQEAPSQPPESREEVEPSPVQEEAASQPPESPEEVQPSLEQEAQAQPAEHPEEAEPPPFPQEAQAQPAERPEYDSAPLQQEAPMQIPGFPGENVPQFPVETGSKYPAHSNPSSVRLKPVDLELTVTPEPAKEGEFTTAQQEALPQPLEYSVEAEPSPTPQDATGPPPEPPEEAEPSPGGEGQLAQPYEPNGEVVPFSTQQESPAQPTEHPEVVKPATQQESPAQSPAEIEPSATQQESTAQRPESPAEVEPSPAHSQEPDVTAASPPGQDQAQSLQKPSVTVKPVDLALTITPGPTGEAEPSLPQQEASAQSAEFPEQLEPLLVQQEAPDQPPAPSGSGEPSPVQLEPPAQPPETSTAATAQPPIHNEVTFSPAGPGEAQRPVMPGTTGEPLDLAVVITPEPAKEAESSPEQQEGSAYFPISPEQAEFSPVQSKPLSPSPEPPGKIDSFPGQQEATAQTAGGGPGSASRAT